Part of the Lytechinus pictus isolate F3 Inbred chromosome 18, Lp3.0, whole genome shotgun sequence genome, GCTTAACTACAGCGTCTATGGAGAAAGGGTACACTTTTGCACCCTCCTCGATTAAtcctaaattttgctttttgatggggtaaaagggaagaaataataaagataaatttatattaaatacATTCAGATTACCAGCTTTCAAAAAAATATGCCGGAAAATAGCGAATTTTGATGACTAACAGATCAGGATCAGCCAGATTCTTCTTCTATCGCTCGATCACCGTCAGCTGAGCGTACAAACGTGCCAGCCAATCCGCTGCGCTAGTGCGTCCGTTCGCTCATCTGTAGCTGACGGCGATCGAAGAAGAATCTGGCTGATCCCGATCtgtatggcccgtattctgaagtcgggtttaacttaaactcaggtttaaagttgtggtttaagtatggacagccaattgttacataatcactaacagtagagatatcctACTTTCAGCTCATTCggcactcaaatcattcataattgtgtaagAAGtacaaatagatgattgtcttcaccatcaatgaatcaggaaagagcacagtaaacataagaaacatacaacttaataaacattttgatacttttggcttcccatacttaaaccacaactttaaacctgagtttaagttaaacccgacttcagaatacgggccgaaGTTATCAaaattcgctattttccagcatatttttcagaaaggtggtaagctgattgtatttgattataaattcatctttattttttcttccttttttccccgTCAAAAAGCAACATTTAGGAGCAATCGAGGAGGGTGCAAAAGCGCACCCTTTCTCCATATACTTTGTAGTTAAGCAGTGGTTATTTGCTCCACCATTAAGAGTCCAACGGCCGTCATCTGTCTGTGTAGGAGGAGGACcaaagaaaatcagaaaatgttgaaaaactcctccGAAACAGCGGATTTATCAGTCTAGAATAGACCTAGATCTTGTACTTGGTTAACGTTAGGCGCTTTTGTAGAATTCCTAGCAAGTCAAGTGACATTATTATGCAAAGTCGTTTCTTCATTTTAGCTTCCATTTCGCTACATGTCTTCTGAAATTCTGTTCATTTTCATTCTGGCTGCTATGCTCGTCACTTTTAAGTGTTACCTTCATAGATCTAAGtgaaaaaataactttgagCATGTAGATTTAGGCCCTagaatagatctagatctatttatttagaaGTCTACTGTCATTTAAAAGTTTGTATTTAAAACAAAAGATTGTAATTTTAAATTGCCTTTTGCCCTGAAGAAAATGGGATTGCGTGCTATAACAAGTTCATCTATTTTGCTAAATAattgaacattttaaagaaattgtttattgataaattgaattacttcaaaaaattgaTATACTGTATCTTTTGCATGGGCATTTAAGACATGTAAGAACTGTACATTAAGGCAATAAATCAGGGAACTTGATACTTTCATTTacgctacagtacatgtatatatacgttTCTCATCCAAGGCTGTTATGTTATTTGGGCAGGGATACTTATCACTCTCATATGAtatttctagtaaatttacTGATCTTAAATATTTCAATCCACTAGGATGAAGAGCTTGCAAGGCAGCTGGTTGAACTGGGATACAGAGGAAGTGGAGAAGTCCTTAAGAGAGAGGAGTTTGAAGCCAGAAAACAAGCCGCAGAAGCCAGTAGATTGTCAAAAAGAAGCCAACAAAAGTAAGTCATAAATGTTTAGGGGACAGTTTCAAAAAGACTTGATAGTGGCTTAAACTTAGTCACTCTTAAACTATTTGTTGTGTGAGAGGTATTGCTTCTCTTCATTATTCAGATCATGCTCATGATCAAGACACATGAAATGACATGTTGGCAGGACTTTAATTCACTCTTTATTTTTGTGTGAAATTATGATAGGGTGCCACACTGGCggatacaggggggggggcacatccatCCATCCCTCCCCACCCCTTTctgagagccataatcaaaattttaatgcAAATATGCCATTCTAACAcaggtgtgccccccccccccctcctttgaaAGTCAcggcatatatttttaatgggaatatgtcgTTCATTCACAATTGAGGAATTTTTTTGGGTCAAATTTCCCGTGTATgaaatgaccttcaatttttggtgaaaatcttttttttttgcttgtcaaattttcctcgaaaatgtgccccccccccccctgttggaaaatcctggatagGCCCTGGGGTGCCAgattaaataattataatatttaaatagaaataataatttagtaGATTAAAAGATGACTACTGGATGCAACAATTTGAGAATGTAAGAATTTGGACACCACTTGCACCAGAATACTAGAGTAAAGAAGCGCAAAGTAAACATGTAGGCCTTGCATTGTCAATCAAAAAGTTAGAAAAAGATTCCCAAAATTATGATTGCTCAGTTTCAGGAAACACTGGTTTTCAGTTATTTGTGTAGTTGTAATGAATGATCTGGTAATTCAGTTTAGTTGGGTTAAAAAAGTAAATGCAAAAGTGTTGTTTAGTAATGCATAAATCCTTGTGGCCATGTCCCTCAGAGAGGGGTTATAGCCATCCCTACTATGTTTGCTTACAAACAAGAGTCAGAATGACCACTTCTAATAATTACCAATCAATGTTTTATAACTTATTAGGACCCTCGCCAGTTCTGGAAAAGATCTGAAGAACCCATTCCTGAAGGCCCTGGCACAGCGAGAGGAAGCCAACAGGAGCGGCAAGATGACCTCCATCATCTTCATACGGGACAAGAACTCCAGAGGGCAGGAGATCTCCGGGTACATCGACTATGCCCATCGCCTAAAGACCGAGGACTTTGAGCCTTACTTCAGCGGGAGGAAGAGGCTCCTCCCAAGGCCGTCTGATTTGAGGTATGTATCCCCTAAAGATGGTGTTTCTTGAAGCTGCTGATGCAGTTACTCATGCCTTATCAACTTTCCCCTTACttttgtacatatttcactGAAACTCTCTTTTATTAAGTCCATTAGGGGAGCGCATCAacattaatcatttcatttatttccatttccaacatATAAAATTTTCTTGTACATCAATACAGATATACAAGCCATGAAGCATAGCAAATTTCTACGTACAAAAATTATAGTTATGgtagtcagatctgacaactttctttgattttgattggctgagattctctgttactatggtaactgtcagaaaaaaattaaacaggACTTGCCGGTTAAAACGTCTGACAGGTCCTCTCATGAAGTGCTCCCCCGTAGATCatattaatttttatgtttaatgGGTGGACAATGTCATactgatttcacaaaatatgtgGTGGATGATGAGTTTGTGCTATCATTAGAATGAGCTAAaggagatgttttggggtatgtTTTTAGTGCCCCAAAGGGGGAGCTGTTCATGTGTCACATCAAATGTCTTGGTTGCATTGTCAGTGAGAGGATCTTCATAGCATCAGTGTTCTCTACATGCTCATTTTGTTTGTCCATTTTTCTTTGACTTTTCAGCTT contains:
- the LOC129282193 gene encoding cilia- and flagella-associated protein 299-like, whose product is MEEEITSGSDNIVTEFNTYEDFLDSQISSLDLYYLEDEELARQLVELGYRGSGEVLKREEFEARKQAAEASRLSKRSQQKTLASSGKDLKNPFLKALAQREEANRSGKMTSIIFIRDKNSRGQEISGYIDYAHRLKTEDFEPYFSGRKRLLPRPSDLSFYNWETQTSTSNPTPNYQVIAENATGLLFKNKRDRKILNVDPKAPSPGDNSTRTPVDCPQYIQVVIYDHITRRKT